One segment of Planctomyces sp. SH-PL62 DNA contains the following:
- a CDS encoding efflux RND transporter periplasmic adaptor subunit, with protein sequence MRKILVGAVVALGIGAAVVAGVSYLRPDWLPRPGAASAQPGYGLFCDEHGVPEKFCTLCHPELKEKLLLCAEHGSIPEDVCTLCHPELAKKYDVKPCDHGLPAHFCPKCHPENFKDGTSASAGLELIDDGWCKEFGEKGPDGLVEYCKLLPMVRLASTQLVKDVGLGTASVEPDEHAHELTANAETAYNANRFAEITPRARGYVREARVDLGRKVKAGEVLAIVDSSEVSTAKAQYIAADAALKLAEDALGRTGTLVAEGVVGSRPEVMARTALNQAKANLLDVEQRLRNFQFDDDALRAVLRTNDAKPPLEIRSPIDGTVILRHAVNGEAVEPATSIFTVADTSIIWLWIDVYERDVAEIREGQAVSFVVSGLSSPSDATTHAGRITWVGAGVDERTRTTKVRAELPNPDGKLRSGQYGKVRIRVDDAHEALTVAKAAVQRYEGADIVFLTQGGSSFRPQRIKSRPIHRSDVLEVTWGLKSGQEVVTDGSFLLKTEIMKGSIGAGCCE encoded by the coding sequence ATGAGAAAGATTCTCGTCGGGGCGGTCGTCGCCCTCGGCATCGGGGCGGCCGTCGTCGCCGGTGTTTCGTATCTCCGGCCGGACTGGCTCCCGAGACCCGGAGCGGCCTCGGCCCAGCCTGGGTACGGCCTCTTCTGCGACGAGCACGGCGTTCCGGAGAAGTTCTGCACGCTCTGCCATCCGGAATTGAAGGAGAAGCTCCTGCTCTGCGCGGAGCACGGGAGCATCCCCGAGGACGTCTGTACGCTCTGCCACCCGGAGCTTGCGAAGAAGTACGACGTCAAGCCGTGCGACCACGGGCTGCCGGCCCATTTCTGCCCGAAATGCCACCCGGAGAATTTCAAGGATGGGACGTCGGCTTCGGCCGGCCTCGAACTCATCGACGACGGCTGGTGTAAGGAGTTCGGCGAGAAGGGGCCGGACGGCCTGGTCGAGTACTGCAAGCTGCTCCCGATGGTCCGCCTGGCCTCGACCCAGCTGGTCAAGGACGTCGGCCTGGGCACGGCGTCGGTCGAGCCGGACGAGCACGCCCACGAATTGACCGCGAACGCGGAGACCGCCTACAACGCCAATCGCTTCGCCGAGATCACCCCGAGGGCGCGCGGCTACGTCCGCGAGGCCCGCGTCGACCTGGGCCGGAAGGTCAAGGCGGGGGAAGTCCTCGCGATCGTCGATTCATCCGAAGTGAGCACGGCCAAGGCTCAGTACATCGCGGCGGACGCGGCCCTCAAGCTCGCGGAGGACGCCCTCGGCCGCACCGGGACGCTCGTCGCCGAGGGCGTGGTCGGGTCGCGGCCGGAGGTCATGGCGAGGACCGCCTTGAATCAGGCGAAGGCGAACCTGCTGGACGTCGAGCAACGGCTCCGGAACTTCCAGTTCGACGACGACGCGCTGCGGGCCGTCCTCCGCACCAACGACGCGAAGCCGCCGCTGGAGATCCGCAGCCCCATCGACGGGACGGTCATCCTGCGGCACGCCGTGAACGGCGAGGCCGTCGAGCCCGCGACGAGCATCTTCACCGTCGCCGACACGTCGATTATCTGGCTCTGGATCGACGTCTACGAACGGGACGTCGCCGAGATCCGCGAGGGGCAAGCGGTCTCGTTCGTGGTCTCCGGGCTCTCCTCGCCAAGCGACGCGACGACCCACGCCGGCCGGATCACCTGGGTCGGGGCCGGGGTCGACGAGAGGACCCGGACGACGAAGGTGCGGGCCGAACTGCCCAACCCCGACGGCAAGCTCAGGTCCGGCCAGTACGGCAAGGTCCGAATTCGGGTCGACGACGCCCACGAGGCCCTCACGGTCGCGAAGGCCGCCGTCCAGCGCTACGAAGGCGCCGACATCGTCTTCCTCACGCAGGGGGGCTCCTCCTTCCGGCCGCAGCGGATCAAGTCCCGGCCGATCCACCGGAGCGACGTCCTCGAGGTGACCTGGGGGCTGAAATCCGGCCAGGAGGTCGTGACCGACGGCTCGTTCCTCCTCAAGACCGAGATCATGAAAGGCTCCATCGGGGCCGGTTGCTGCGAGTAG